In Scatophagus argus isolate fScaArg1 chromosome 3, fScaArg1.pri, whole genome shotgun sequence, one genomic interval encodes:
- the LOC124057069 gene encoding phospholipid transfer protein produces MTSCLLSLILLFPFVSFIMAAAEPAGCKIRITDRGLEMLKSETLKFVEDELSNISMPEMMGKEGRFQYTITDVKITELNLNHADLQFIPEVGLLFDVQNSSITLSFHRQILYWFFYDTGNINASAEGVNINTVLNMIRDDEGRLKINNITCDAKISKMKAKFSGTLGRVYDFLSSFLTTGMRFILNQKICPALNHAALVHVNSLLETIPVRSEVDQFIGIDYSLIDDPVVTSRSLDMHFRGMFFDLSKQNVSLVNYAIDPVIREYDRMVYLALSEFFFDSGMFSYYTAGIFQMDIINDKMPKDLEMLLRTTYFGAIMMMNPALMDAPLSLQLAVNSPPKTSIKTSGATVVMTAIVKVMVLPPGQPPVQLSSMTVETKFNAKVSMKGKRLAVHADLRRFKIFSNQSALESLALIPLQVPLKTMLQMSVVPLINNWTKRGVRIPLADGMDFVEEVVEYHNGFIVIGANLHFSKGLREMIAGGNQTEPDSNTI; encoded by the exons atgacttcctgtctgttgtccctcatcctcctcttccctttTGTGTCCTTCATCATGGCTGCTGCCGAACCCGCCGGCTGCAAAATTCGCATCACTGACAGAGGACTGGAGATGT tgaagtCGGAGACTCTGAAGTTTGTGGAAGACGAGCTAAGTAACATCAGCATGCCAGAGATGATGGGCAAAGAAGGACGCTTCCAGTACACCATCACCGA TGTGAAGATCACAGAGCTGAATCTGAATCATGCCGATCTGCAGTTCATCCCCGAAGTTGGATTGTTGTTCGACGTTCAGAATTCATCGATCACGCTGAGTTTTCACCGACAGATCCTCTACTGGTTCTT TTACGACACAGGGAACATCAACGCGTCGGCTGAAGGAGTGAACATCAACACGGTGCTGAACATGATCAGAGACGACGAAGGACGGCTGAAGATCAATAACATCACCTGTGACGCCAAAATCTCCAAAATGAAGGCAAAGTTCAGCGGGACGCTCGG GAGAGTTTATGACTTCCTGTCCAGCTTTCTGACAACAGGCATGCGCTTCATCCTCAACCAAaag ATCTGTCCTGCATTGAATCACGCTGCTCTGGTTCATGTGAACTCGTTGTTGGAGACGATCCCCGTGAGGTCGGAGGTCGATCAGTTTATTGGGATCGATTATTCACTGATTGATGATCCGGTGGTGACATCCAGGAGCCTCGACATGCACTTCAGG GGGATGTTCTTCGACCTGTCCAAGCAGAACGTCTCCTTGGTGAACTACGCCATCGACCCGGTGATCAGAGAGTACGACAGGATGGTTTATCTCGCTCTGTCCGAGTTTTTCTTCGACAGCGGGATGTTTTCTTACTACACAGCAGGAATCTTCCAGATGGACATCATCAACGACAAG ATGCCCAAAGACCTGGAGATGTTGTTGAGAACCACCTACTTTGGAGCCATCATGATGATG AACCCGGCTCTGATGGACGCTCCACTCTCTCTGCAACTTGCCGTCAACTCACCTCCGAAAACTTCCATCAAGACTTCTGGAGCGACGGTAGTCATGACAGCCATCGTCAAGGTGATGGTGTTGCCTCCCGGTCAGCCTCCGGTCCAGCTCAGCAGCATGACAGTG GAAACGAAGTTTAACGCTAAAGTTTCTATGAAGGGCAAACGTCTGGCTGTTCACGCTGACCTccgcag GTTTAAAATCTTCTCCAATCAATCAGCGCTCGAGTCTCTGGCG ctgattCCTCTGCAGGTCCCTCTGAAGACCATGCTTCAGATGTCTGTGGTTCCTCTGATCAACA ACTGGACAAAGAGGGGGGTTCGGATCCCTCTGGCTGATGGGATGGATTTCGTTGAGGAGGTGGTTGAATATCACAAC GGTTTCATCGTGATTGGAGCAAATCTTCACTTCAGCAAAGGACTGAGAGAAATGATTGCTGGGGGCAACCAGACTGAGCCAGATTCAAACACCATCTAA
- the khk gene encoding ketohexokinase isoform X2, with translation MEEQKMKKILCVGLVCLDIINVVDKYPEEDTDSRCLSQRWQRGGNASNSCTVLSLLGAPSAFMGSLSAGPVADFILEDFQKFHIDVSLVSEHAQCVLPASVVISNIRTGSRTILHMNRNLPDVTVEDFSKVDLGQFKWIHWEGRNADEQVKMIQQVVMYNSTVPRQQRITISVEIEKIREPLYQLFSHGDVVFVSKDVARHFGFLTAEAALRGLYRRVKQGAVLVCAWAEKGADALGPDGVIVHSDAFPPEALVDTLGAGDTFNAAVIYTLSNGGSLQDALTFGCKVAGSKCGFHGYDGIGEMFKE, from the exons ATGGAGGaacagaagatgaagaagattctgtgtgtgggtttgGTGTGTCTAGACATCATCAACGTGGTGGACAAATACCCAGAAGAAGACACTGACAGCAG GTGTTTGTCCCAGCGCTGGCAGCGAGGAGGAAATGCTTCAAACTCCTGCACAGTGCTGTCGCTGCTCGGAGCGCCCAGCGCCTTCATGGGCTCACTGTCTGCTGGACCTGTTGCAGA TTTTATTTTGGAGGATTTTCAGAAGTTCCACATCGATGTGTCTCTGGTGTCTGAGCACGCACAGTGTGTCCTTCCAGCCTCCGTTGTCATCAGCAACATCCGCACAGGAAGCCGCACCATCCTGCACATGAACAG GAACCTTCCTGATGTCACAGTGGAGGATTTCTCCAAAGTTGACCTTGGTCAGTTCAAATGGATCCACTGGGAG GGACGAAATGCTGACGAGCAGGTGAAGATGATCCAGCAGGTAGTGATGTACAACAGCACGGTGCCACGGCAACAGAGAATTACCATCTCCGTGGAGATAGAGAAGATCAGAGAGCCGCTGTATCAGCTGTTTTCACACGGTGACGTG GTGTTCGTCAGCAAAGACGTCGCTCGTCACTTCGGTTTCCTGACGGCTGAAGCAGCTCTGAGAGGACTCTACAGGAGGGTCAAACAGGG ggcTGTCCTGGTCTGTGCCTGGGCAGAAAAAGGAGCAGATGCTTTGGGTCCTGACGGTGTGATCGTTCATTCAGACGCTTTTCCTCCCGAGGCTCTCGTCGATACCCTCGGAGCAGGAGACACTTTCAACGCCGCGGTCATCTATACGCTGTCCAACG GTGGAAGTTTGCAGGATGCGCTGACCTTCGGCTGCAAGGTCGCTGGGAGCAAGTGTGGTTTCCACGGTTACGACGGCATCGGTGAAATGTTCAAAGAGTGA
- the LOC124057148 gene encoding uncharacterized protein LOC124057148 has protein sequence MTINELLSSLQLNRFGYFGYRSCLVFTLWYICTFSLRFPDIGLDESLLKYSVTNSNAVLQTYSDGLLNSLPGYIDQLASRLAPMTSVPNAVGLGALVISMIMEICITNTNQTADHTYSMLQRVFGEEKASAVRDTVLEYLRRHEAFINDDERLREETRQLERKLSYHLTTLRNSMVQDRQMSTRSLKIWVNGAFFHVQMLIHEARLNLKINREPNYIAIKTVTTFYLQDLDDLLEQYKDSKIGTKIYEMVTCGKECSRLCIIENERYQKMHQVRNLKNPCGGPELNEAFMNHVFSNYEPISGLKTHFLNVRDNLESLINQQGSFTLPSTA, from the exons atgaCAATTAATGAGTTGCTAAGCTCACTCCAACTAAACCGCTTTGGTTACTTTGGTTACAGGAGCTGCCTGGTGTTCACTCTGTGGTACATTTGCACTTTCAGCCTCAGATTCCCCG ATATAGGCCTCGATGAGTCCCTGCTGAAATATTCTGTCACCAACTCTAATGCTGTGCTGCAGACCTACTCTGATGGGCTGCTCAACAGCTTGCCAGGCTACATCGACCAGCTGGCATCTAGATTGGCTCCAATGACTTCAGTCCCAAATGCCGTTGGACTCGGAGCATTGGTGATTTCTATGATCATGGAGATCTGCATCACGAACACCAATCAAACAGCCGATCATACATACAGCATGCTCCAACGTGTGTTTGGTGAAGAGAAGGCTTCAGCTGTCCGGGACACAGTGTTAGAGTACCTGAGGCGCCATGAAGCCTTTATTAACGATGATGAACGACTACGGGAGGAAACACGGCAGCTAGAACGGAAGCTGAGTTACCATCTCACCACCCTGAGGAACTCCATGGTGCAAGATCGACAGATGAGCACCCGTAGCCTCAAAATCTGGGTCAATGGAGCCTTCTTCCACGTCCAGATGTTGATCCATGAGGCTCGACTGAATCTGAAAATCAACCGTGAACCAAACTACATTGCAATCAAAACTGTCACCACTTTCTATTTGCAGGACTTAGATGATTTGCTGGAGCAGTACAAGGACAGTAAGATCGGTACTAAAATATATGAGATGGTGACGTGTGGGAAGGAATGCAGTCGTTTATGTATTatagaaaatgaaagatatCAAAAAATGCATCAAGTGAGAAATCTAAAAAATCCCTGTGGGGGTCCTGAGCTGAATGAGGCTTTTATGAATCATGTTTTCTCAAATTATGAACCAATATCAGGCTTGAAgactcattttttaaatgtcagagacAACCTCGAGTCTCTAATTAACCAACAAGGCTCATTCACTCTGCCATCAACGGCCTGA
- the khk gene encoding ketohexokinase isoform X1: protein MEEQKMKKILCVGLVCLDIINVVDKYPEEDTDSRCLSQRWQRGGNASNSCTVLSLLGAPSAFMGSLSAGPVADFIVADFLRREIDVAAVVWQVKGQNPCACCVVCPSSGSRTVVLSDMNLPDVTVEDFSKVDLGQFKWIHWEGRNADEQVKMIQQVVMYNSTVPRQQRITISVEIEKIREPLYQLFSHGDVVFVSKDVARHFGFLTAEAALRGLYRRVKQGAVLVCAWAEKGADALGPDGVIVHSDAFPPEALVDTLGAGDTFNAAVIYTLSNGGSLQDALTFGCKVAGSKCGFHGYDGIGEMFKE from the exons ATGGAGGaacagaagatgaagaagattctgtgtgtgggtttgGTGTGTCTAGACATCATCAACGTGGTGGACAAATACCCAGAAGAAGACACTGACAGCAG GTGTTTGTCCCAGCGCTGGCAGCGAGGAGGAAATGCTTCAAACTCCTGCACAGTGCTGTCGCTGCTCGGAGCGCCCAGCGCCTTCATGGGCTCACTGTCTGCTGGACCTGTTGCAGA tttcATCGTGGCCGACTTCTTGCGCCGTGAAATCGATGTCGCCGCGGTGGTTtggcaggtcaaaggtcaaaacCCGTGTGCGTGTTGTGTGGTTTGTCCGTCCAGCGGATCTCGAACTGTCGTTCTCTCCGACAT GAACCTTCCTGATGTCACAGTGGAGGATTTCTCCAAAGTTGACCTTGGTCAGTTCAAATGGATCCACTGGGAG GGACGAAATGCTGACGAGCAGGTGAAGATGATCCAGCAGGTAGTGATGTACAACAGCACGGTGCCACGGCAACAGAGAATTACCATCTCCGTGGAGATAGAGAAGATCAGAGAGCCGCTGTATCAGCTGTTTTCACACGGTGACGTG GTGTTCGTCAGCAAAGACGTCGCTCGTCACTTCGGTTTCCTGACGGCTGAAGCAGCTCTGAGAGGACTCTACAGGAGGGTCAAACAGGG ggcTGTCCTGGTCTGTGCCTGGGCAGAAAAAGGAGCAGATGCTTTGGGTCCTGACGGTGTGATCGTTCATTCAGACGCTTTTCCTCCCGAGGCTCTCGTCGATACCCTCGGAGCAGGAGACACTTTCAACGCCGCGGTCATCTATACGCTGTCCAACG GTGGAAGTTTGCAGGATGCGCTGACCTTCGGCTGCAAGGTCGCTGGGAGCAAGTGTGGTTTCCACGGTTACGACGGCATCGGTGAAATGTTCAAAGAGTGA